A DNA window from Impatiens glandulifera chromosome 7, dImpGla2.1, whole genome shotgun sequence contains the following coding sequences:
- the LOC124945521 gene encoding aspartic acid-rich protein-like gives MDIWQKAKNLAEEAAKRTQTLTTSTRIADIVSETAKRSKEFAAEAKAVADHRIKSLTDQIPSITLLNASSPFSDDPIPLDLEKFGITDDLRQFARGFTVTTFQNFPIHDDSVVSDVPTLSNVRQDLTDWQQKHASLVLTTVKEISRLRYELCPRHMKDGRFWRIYFTLVSSHVSPYEKEYNEEIQAKEAEAQRVEKSDTIEEGDKSGGGTAVNQKSLRSTSSTADEDLDSFLLGDIDDAADGEDNFEDDDDDDDDDFDKIDSLDAEDDRI, from the exons ATGGACATATGGCAGAAAGCAAAGAATCTGGCTGAAGAAGCCGCGAAAAGGACTCAAACCCTTACTACATCCACTAGAATCGCCGATATCGTCTCCGAGACGGCGAAACGATCCAAGGAGTTCGCCGCCGAGGCAAAAGCTGTTGCTGACCACCGCATTAAGTCCCTTACTGATCAGATCCCTTCCATTACTCTTCTCAATGCATCATCTCCTTTCTCCGATGATCCAATTCCTCTAGATCTTGAGAAATTCGGCATCACTGACGATCTCAGACAGTTCGCACGAGGATTTACGGTCACAACGTTTCAGAATTTTCCTATTCATG ATGATTCCGTAGTTTCTGATGTGCCAACATTATCAAATGTGAGGCAAGATCTAACAGATTGGCAGCAGAAACATGCATCTCTTGTTCTCACCACTGTCAAG GAAATTTCGAGACTAAGATATGAATTATGCCCTCGTCATATGAAAGATGGAAGATTCTGGAGGATATATTTCACCCTTGTGAGCAGTCATGTGTCTCC GTACGAGAAGGAGTACAATGAGGAGATTCAAGCGAAGGAAGCCGAAGCTCAAAGAGTTGAGAAAAGTGATACAATTGAAGAGGGTGATAAATCTGGAGGAGGAACAGCTGTGAATCAGAAAAGTTTAAGATCAACTTCATCCACAGCTGATGAGGACTTGGATTCATTTCTTTTGGGTGATATTGATGATGCTGCAG ATGGTGAAGACAATTTTGAGGACgacgacgatgatgatgatgatgattttgacAAGATAGACAGTTTG GATGCTGAGGATGATAGGATATAA